The Triticum aestivum cultivar Chinese Spring chromosome 3A, IWGSC CS RefSeq v2.1, whole genome shotgun sequence genome includes a region encoding these proteins:
- the LOC123063319 gene encoding E3 ubiquitin-protein ligase MPSR1 isoform X1 — MEKQGQERQIDPVMEAASGDPDDPLIAVRPQRVGGWWARNQDFIRRRAETLRRPAARAETEFEAEAECRREPPASKNSMAGLLVPAAAEVRDLECAVCLEDLVAGGRKLRKMDCSHCFHQRCIFRWLHVSRLCPMCRFAMPSRSDDERVGDEVERELAAEEEDDADEEKSAATEERSSSEVFTILQIKETQSS; from the exons ATGGAGAAGCAGGGCCAGGAGCGGCAGATCGATCCAGTAATGGAGGCAGCGAGCGGGGATCCCGACGACCCCCTCATCGCCGTCCGCCCCCAACGGGTCGGCGGGTGGTGGGCGCGTAACCAGGACTTCATACGGAGACGCGCGGAGACGCTGAGGCGACCCGCCGCCCGGGCGGAGACCGAGTTCGAGGCGGAAGCAGAGTGTCGCAGAGAGCCGCCGGCCTCCAAGAACTCCATGGCGGGGCTGCtcgtgccggcggcggcggaggtgcggGATCTGGAGTGCGCGGTGTGCCTTGAGGACCTGGTGGCCGGAGGCAGGAAGCTCAGGAAGATGGACTGCTCCCACTGCTTCCACCAGCGCTGCATCTTCCGCTGGCTGCACGTCAGCCGGCTCTGCCCGATGTGCCGCTTCGCGATGCCCTCCCGGTCCGACGACGAGCGCGTCGGCGACGAGGTGGAGCGGGAGCTCGcggccgaggaggaagacgatgctgACGAAGAAAAGTCTGCGGCAACTGAAGAACGCTCGTCCAGTGA GGTTtttacaatcctacaaatcaaagagacACAATCTTCTTGA
- the LOC123063319 gene encoding E3 ubiquitin-protein ligase RNF181 homolog isoform X2, translating into MEAASGDPDDPLIAVRPQRVGGWWARNQDFIRRRAETLRRPAARAETEFEAEAECRREPPASKNSMAGLLVPAAAEVRDLECAVCLEDLVAGGRKLRKMDCSHCFHQRCIFRWLHVSRLCPMCRFAMPSRSDDERVGDEVERELAAEEEDDADEEKSAATEERSSSE; encoded by the coding sequence ATGGAGGCAGCGAGCGGGGATCCCGACGACCCCCTCATCGCCGTCCGCCCCCAACGGGTCGGCGGGTGGTGGGCGCGTAACCAGGACTTCATACGGAGACGCGCGGAGACGCTGAGGCGACCCGCCGCCCGGGCGGAGACCGAGTTCGAGGCGGAAGCAGAGTGTCGCAGAGAGCCGCCGGCCTCCAAGAACTCCATGGCGGGGCTGCtcgtgccggcggcggcggaggtgcggGATCTGGAGTGCGCGGTGTGCCTTGAGGACCTGGTGGCCGGAGGCAGGAAGCTCAGGAAGATGGACTGCTCCCACTGCTTCCACCAGCGCTGCATCTTCCGCTGGCTGCACGTCAGCCGGCTCTGCCCGATGTGCCGCTTCGCGATGCCCTCCCGGTCCGACGACGAGCGCGTCGGCGACGAGGTGGAGCGGGAGCTCGcggccgaggaggaagacgatgctgACGAAGAAAAGTCTGCGGCAACTGAAGAACGCTCGTCCAGTGAGTGA
- the LOC123063320 gene encoding F-box protein At5g49610 produces the protein MAKAATAAAAAPLHSGLPDEIAIWEILVRLPPKSLLRCRAVCRAWRSATSARDFLLAHHARQPALPLACGLEDDGGSCYYLAAQHQPVARLAKAFYLCASCDGLLLLSKRNQLSICNPATRQYAPLPASSAFIPLGMYRHRPTGEYRILLYKEIGLPATDGQDACHIFALGSVQPPRSIGSLQEAEQLRFSGVPVPFRGNLHWHLNKHWYLQKYWYLPENHESRSNIIIVFDTTAERFREMCAPVVPDHHKLFEMDGMLGMSSFNNTWPIIDVWMMQEQDYESEVWTLKYRVELSNADLLLVQFGQFVDYWNVVVASCDGAVLVLVKFGKSILQFDIDGKLVSFHHKDLLVTQHRLKQTLVPHTFFPRLDGHSVNAWPFI, from the coding sequence atggcgaaggccgcaacagcagcagcagcggcgcctCTCCACAGCGGCCTCCCGGACGAGATCGCCATCTGGGAGATCCTCGTCCGCCTGCCCCCCAAATCGCTCCTCCGCTGTCGCGCCGTCTGCCGCGCCTGGCGCAGCGCCACCTCCGCCCGCGACTTCCTCCTCGCCCACCACGCCCGCCAGCCCGCCCTCCCCCTCGCCTGCGGCCTGGAAGACGACGGTGGCAGCTGCtactacctggcggcccagcaccagcccgtcgcccggCTTGCCAAGGCCTTCTATCTGTGCGCCTCctgcgacggcctcctcctcctctccaagcGCAACCAGCTCTCCATCTGCAACCCGGCCACTCGTCAGTATGCTCCCCTGCCGGCGAGTTCTGCCTTCATTCCGTTGGGAATGTACCGGCACCGCCCCACAGGCGAGTACCGAATACTGCTGTACAAGGAAATTGGTCTTCCAGCGACCGACGGGCAAGATGCCTGCCACATCTTCGCATTGGGCTCTGTCCAGCCGCCGAGGAGCATCGGGTCGCTGCAGGAGGCGGAGCAACTGAGGTTCAGCGGGGTACCTGTCCCGTTCCGCGGTAACCTGCATTGGCACCTGAATAAGCATTGGTACCTACAAAAGTATTGGTACTTGCCCGAGAATCATGAGAGCAGAAGCAACATTATAATTGTATTCGACACCACAGCCGAGAGGTTTCGTGAGATGTGTGCTCCGGTTGTTCCTGACCACCATAAACTGTTTGAGATGGATGGCATGCTCGGCATGTCCAGCTTTAACAATACATGGCCAATCATTGATGTCTGGATGATGCAGGAGCAGGACTATGAAAGTGAGGTCTGGACCTTGAAATACCGAGTTGAATTGTCCAATGCAGATCTTCTCCTTGTGCAGTTTGGTCAGTTTGTCGATTATTGGAATGTGGTGGTCGCCTCTTGTGATGGCGCTGTGCTTGTGCTGGTCAAGTTTGGCAAGTCTATACTTCAGTTTGATATTGATGGCAAGTTGGTCAGTTTTCATCACAAAGACCTCTTAGTTACTCAACATCGGCTCAAGCAAACTCTTGTTCCACATACCTTCTTTCCGAGACTAGATGGTCATTCCGTGAATGCTTGGCCTTTCATCTGA